The proteins below are encoded in one region of Sporosarcina sp. FSL K6-1508:
- a CDS encoding S-layer homology domain-containing protein: MVVKRKMKGPMKVGLIIVVLSLFGFGILNASANPISPSFTDIHNDFWAKDEVTQLVDLKIINGYPDKQFRPSLEVSRAQAANLMTNALELPFSPYKPIFKDVSAKSSHLKGAMATYEAGIFLGKEDGTFGVGDSLTREQMATVIVRAFKLEDTGEKVTFKDEDRISESHKFGVKVLAQHGITTGKEDGTFDPKTPVNRATYVVFLHRAMLQNGLIEKLPATVFTKPDTYGAFESVRHEQQFIEVPLSTSAKTYLRSNYIMQFAGEKTVQHAHATDIIYTYRISGFPSVTVKMTKRELPNGDYFLFNELRNPQNVPITVDVIQTESELTKAVLHEYSRFPIKKSVDETFGYDLMTYPTGIFEKIQTDGTVSQRMIGKSYQSTELYQKYPTGAESHTRELHQESEAFSGVMLGETQLSIYRLQSRGFDVVDQWLLASEERLFEDRKQMDSWMLESAVNYKKRNKWYTAEGPYNKMAVTVEPMPKSGRGYGRNLLLVKEDRVMALYSETGGRYYENLLYNSFANLDIFRGKSTYWETEVTSTYLKSLYGITAPFVDTRFNEQIALFMYNGGKAFGHTDYNVGLKNYANLLVSQKEKGNIVRVDKESYYISDYFPSAQKVKTHTSMNHALGGMNILLMAYQELKDPAYLATATSIQKAIEKEKNKWIRPDGDIWYKVSPEHEFSGRDYVHLTLEDLINSYERWSEVDQAKLPVFEEMIRSKAGYLDKNKLGYTTKIKNGLERIGMSELLPAGSEHTDAL; this comes from the coding sequence ATGGTAGTAAAGAGAAAAATGAAAGGTCCAATGAAAGTGGGACTAATTATTGTTGTTCTTTCATTGTTCGGTTTTGGCATATTGAATGCCAGTGCAAATCCGATCAGTCCGAGTTTTACGGATATACATAATGATTTTTGGGCAAAAGATGAAGTTACACAACTTGTTGATCTAAAAATTATTAACGGCTATCCGGACAAGCAGTTCAGGCCGAGTTTGGAAGTATCACGGGCTCAGGCGGCTAACTTGATGACGAATGCGCTTGAGTTGCCTTTTTCACCCTACAAGCCAATCTTTAAGGATGTTAGCGCAAAGTCATCCCATTTGAAAGGCGCGATGGCTACATATGAAGCCGGCATTTTCTTAGGGAAAGAAGATGGGACGTTCGGCGTTGGCGACTCTTTGACGCGTGAACAGATGGCGACTGTCATCGTACGGGCTTTCAAACTGGAGGACACAGGAGAAAAAGTTACTTTCAAGGATGAGGACAGAATCAGTGAGTCTCATAAATTTGGCGTGAAAGTACTTGCACAGCATGGCATTACGACTGGTAAGGAAGACGGTACATTCGATCCGAAAACGCCGGTTAACCGAGCAACATATGTCGTTTTCCTGCACAGGGCAATGTTGCAAAACGGCCTAATTGAAAAATTACCCGCAACAGTATTTACAAAGCCAGACACATATGGTGCATTTGAATCGGTTCGACATGAGCAACAATTTATTGAAGTGCCGCTTTCGACTTCAGCCAAAACCTATTTACGTTCAAACTATATTATGCAGTTCGCGGGTGAGAAAACCGTCCAACATGCTCATGCTACAGATATCATTTACACATATCGAATTAGCGGTTTTCCATCTGTTACTGTAAAAATGACGAAAAGGGAACTACCAAACGGGGATTACTTTTTATTTAACGAACTGAGAAATCCTCAGAATGTACCGATTACGGTGGACGTTATTCAGACGGAATCAGAATTAACGAAAGCAGTCCTTCACGAATATAGCCGATTCCCAATCAAGAAAAGTGTCGATGAGACGTTTGGCTATGACTTGATGACGTATCCGACAGGTATTTTTGAAAAAATACAAACAGATGGTACAGTGTCTCAACGCATGATTGGAAAATCATACCAGTCGACTGAGTTGTATCAAAAGTATCCAACGGGGGCGGAAAGCCATACGAGGGAGTTGCATCAAGAAAGTGAAGCGTTTAGTGGCGTTATGCTTGGAGAAACGCAACTTTCTATTTACAGATTACAATCCAGGGGCTTCGATGTTGTCGATCAATGGCTCCTAGCTTCCGAAGAACGATTATTTGAAGACCGGAAGCAAATGGATTCCTGGATGTTGGAGTCAGCTGTGAATTATAAGAAACGAAACAAATGGTACACAGCTGAAGGTCCGTATAATAAAATGGCAGTAACGGTTGAACCGATGCCGAAGTCTGGCAGAGGATATGGCCGCAACCTTCTTCTTGTAAAAGAAGACCGAGTTATGGCGCTTTATTCTGAAACTGGCGGACGCTACTATGAAAATCTTCTCTATAATTCGTTTGCCAATCTGGACATATTCAGAGGGAAATCGACGTATTGGGAGACTGAAGTGACAAGCACATACCTGAAAAGCTTGTACGGTATAACAGCTCCGTTTGTCGATACTAGATTCAACGAACAAATTGCATTGTTCATGTATAATGGTGGCAAAGCGTTTGGACATACGGACTACAATGTCGGGCTAAAAAACTATGCGAATCTGCTTGTATCGCAAAAGGAGAAAGGGAATATCGTTAGGGTGGACAAAGAGTCCTACTACATTTCCGACTACTTCCCCTCGGCGCAAAAAGTGAAGACACACACTTCCATGAACCACGCGCTTGGCGGGATGAACATTCTTTTAATGGCGTATCAAGAGCTAAAAGATCCTGCATACTTGGCTACTGCAACGAGTATCCAGAAGGCGATTGAAAAAGAAAAGAATAAATGGATCCGTCCTGACGGTGATATCTGGTATAAAGTCTCGCCTGAACACGAATTTTCGGGTCGCGATTATGTACATTTGACATTGGAAGATTTGATCAATTCTTATGAACGATGGTCTGAAGTTGATCAAGCGAAATTGCCTGTCTTTGAAGAAATGATCCGGTCGAAAGCGGGTTATTTGGACAAGAATAAGCTAGGTTATACGACGAAAATTAAAAACGGCCTTGAGCGAATCGGCATGTCGGAACTACTTCCGGCGGGTAGCGAACATACGGATGCTCTGTAA